One window of Saccharopolyspora phatthalungensis genomic DNA carries:
- a CDS encoding thioesterase family protein, which translates to MRKYRQRVRPEWIDYNGHLSEAYYVLVFGLATDAVLDQVGVDAAYRADTGCSVYTVEAHVRYLREVKPDSDLVVTSRIVGIGARKVRICHEMAVGGTLVATEEIMALHVDSKQGGTTPFPDAVAERLTALIEPPPDYAGRSIG; encoded by the coding sequence CTGCGCAAGTATCGTCAGCGGGTCCGTCCAGAGTGGATCGACTACAACGGTCACCTCAGCGAGGCGTACTACGTGCTGGTGTTCGGCCTCGCCACCGACGCTGTGCTGGACCAGGTCGGTGTCGATGCGGCATACCGCGCCGACACCGGGTGCTCGGTGTACACAGTGGAGGCTCACGTGCGCTACCTGCGGGAGGTCAAGCCGGATTCGGACCTGGTGGTCACCAGCCGCATCGTGGGCATCGGCGCGAGGAAAGTGCGCATCTGTCACGAGATGGCGGTAGGTGGCACGCTCGTCGCGACCGAGGAGATCATGGCGTTGCACGTCGACAGCAAGCAGGGCGGCACGACACCGTTCCCGGATGCGGTGGCCGAACGGCTCACCGCGCTGATCGAGCCGCCGCCGGATTACGCGGGCCGGTCCATCGGCTGA
- a CDS encoding FAD-binding oxidoreductase gives MTATDMHPLRQKLPEGTVFDDLDVLEAHRSDRATFCPAGTPSVLVRARSTEDVATTLKWAHENRIPVVPQGARSGLSGAANAIDGCILLSLEKMDEIVEIDAEEQIAVVRPGVINGVLAAKVAEYGLSYPPDPGSRSISTVGGNVATNAGGMCCVKYGVTGDFVRGLEVVLADGRVMRTGRRTAKGVAGYDLTRLIVGSEGTLGVVTEVTVALRPAAAQPLTAVAFFPAIADAARAVAGYLGEGYRPSVLEFMDDPTVRAVQRIADLGFPDGMAGMLLVQSDRGEAAPGDLAAFERVARSFSASEVVVADNPAEGELLMQARRLCGDAHENMGLSLLIDDVCVPRRRLVDLVEGLGRIAERHRVQVMCAGHAGDGNMHPVVAFDASDPDETVRAQEAFDAIMALGLELGGTITGEHGVGYLKRRWLGKELDEAGLWTQHAIKNALDPHNILNPGRVLPDPGCGDFNENQRADFH, from the coding sequence ATGACCGCCACTGATATGCACCCGCTGCGGCAGAAGTTGCCCGAAGGCACCGTGTTCGACGACCTCGACGTGCTGGAGGCCCACCGCAGCGACCGGGCCACGTTCTGCCCGGCGGGGACGCCCTCGGTGCTGGTCCGCGCCCGGTCCACTGAGGACGTTGCCACGACGCTGAAGTGGGCGCACGAGAACCGGATTCCGGTGGTGCCACAGGGCGCTCGCTCGGGGTTGTCCGGCGCGGCCAACGCCATCGACGGCTGCATCCTGCTGTCGCTGGAGAAGATGGACGAAATCGTCGAGATCGACGCCGAGGAGCAGATCGCGGTCGTGCGACCCGGCGTGATCAACGGCGTGCTCGCGGCGAAGGTCGCCGAGTACGGGCTGTCCTACCCGCCCGACCCCGGCTCGCGCAGCATCTCGACCGTCGGCGGCAACGTGGCCACCAACGCGGGCGGCATGTGCTGCGTGAAGTACGGCGTCACGGGTGACTTCGTGCGCGGTCTGGAGGTAGTGCTCGCCGATGGCCGGGTGATGCGCACCGGCCGCCGCACCGCCAAGGGCGTGGCCGGTTACGACCTGACCCGGCTGATCGTCGGTTCCGAAGGCACCCTCGGCGTGGTCACCGAGGTCACCGTCGCGTTGCGGCCGGCCGCCGCGCAACCGCTGACCGCGGTCGCGTTCTTCCCGGCCATCGCGGACGCGGCTCGCGCCGTCGCAGGCTACCTGGGGGAGGGCTACCGGCCGTCGGTTCTGGAGTTCATGGACGATCCGACGGTGCGCGCGGTGCAGCGCATCGCCGATCTCGGCTTCCCGGACGGCATGGCCGGCATGCTCCTCGTGCAGTCCGACCGAGGGGAGGCCGCGCCGGGCGATCTGGCGGCCTTCGAGCGGGTGGCGCGTTCCTTCAGCGCCTCCGAGGTGGTCGTCGCCGACAACCCGGCCGAGGGAGAGCTGCTGATGCAGGCCCGGCGGCTGTGCGGCGACGCGCACGAGAACATGGGCCTGTCGCTACTGATCGACGACGTGTGCGTGCCCCGGCGACGCTTGGTGGACCTGGTCGAGGGGTTGGGGCGGATCGCCGAGCGGCACCGGGTGCAGGTGATGTGCGCGGGGCACGCGGGAGACGGCAACATGCACCCGGTGGTGGCCTTCGATGCCAGCGACCCGGACGAAACGGTCCGTGCGCAGGAGGCGTTCGACGCGATCATGGCGCTGGGGCTGGAGCTCGGCGGCACCATCACCGGCGAGCACGGCGTCGGCTATCTCAAGCGGCGGTGGCTGGGCAAGGAACTCGACGAAGCGGGGCTGTGGACCCAGCACGCGATCAAGAACGCCCTTGACCCGCACAACATCCTCAACCCCGGCCGCGTGCTGCCGGACCCGGGGTGCGGCGATTTCAACGAAAATCAACGCGCCGATTTCCATTGA